A region of the Leptospira stimsonii genome:
TCAAGGCCGCAAAGACCGCGCCGCCTCCCTTGGACATAAAATTGTCGAAATGATAACGAAGTTTATCGGAGAATTTATGTTTTGATTTCATGCCGGTGAATGGAAATCCAAGCCTCGAATTTATCAAATGGAAAATAATTTCTTTTCGGAAAAATCAAAAATTCTTTCTTAGATCGCCGAAAGAAAAAGAAGCAAGGAAAGAAAAAGGCAGAGAGGCGAGTAGTATTTGGTATCGTATTCGGCGAAAGGAGTTCCCTTTACGCTTTTGAAAAAGCCTACCAAGCGAAATTCTCCGATGGAACGGAGAAGAAAAAGGAAGGAGAGAAAGAAAACGCCGTCACGAAATAGGAATTTTGGAATTCCAAGAGGGTTTTCGAGAGTTAGGCCGATCGGCAGAAAGGCCGCCAAGCAGAGTAGGATCCCGACGATCACGGTCGCGAATTTACCGGGTTGAAACGCGAGTTTTCCGTTTATCGCGGGGACCACTTTGTTACCGCTCGTTTGACCTCTCGACAACCAATAGAAATGGATTCCGGACAAGAAGAAAAGAATCAGACCCGCGATCCAAGAAAGAAATGGTTGTAGAGAAGTCATTGAATTGTGTTCTTCTCTTCCTATTGAAGAAAAAAGTCTCCGATCGGCGAATCCGGGTTTTGATTCTGATAGAGTTTGACGAGAAGTCGGGCGAGTTCCTTCTTTTCGTCCTCGGTAAACCCTTTGTAGAGATTGTTTACCAATGATCGGGAAATACCGAGAAGGACCGGTCGCACGG
Encoded here:
- a CDS encoding DUF3995 domain-containing protein, translated to MTSLQPFLSWIAGLILFFLSGIHFYWLSRGQTSGNKVVPAINGKLAFQPGKFATVIVGILLCLAAFLPIGLTLENPLGIPKFLFRDGVFFLSFLFLLRSIGEFRLVGFFKSVKGTPFAEYDTKYYSPLCLFLSLLLFLSAI